The genomic DNA caagctgaaatagtttcaaaaagtgttaACGGTGTTAATTATTAGTGATATAAGAAAATCCTTCAGcatgaaaaagaacaaaacaaagaccAATCAAAAAAGACATCTTAGTCTAATGAGACCAAAATGACCGATTCCTCGACTCAGACGGGACAGCCCTAAAGATATGTATCCCTTCGGTCAACTCACTTCCTCCTCCAGTACGTCGCAGGCCAGGTGGATGAGCGACACGTCGGCCCGATGCGGTTTGGCCTTCAGCTTCCTGGCCCGGAGGCTCCACAGCTTCACCGTGGAGCTGTCGAAGCCGGCGGCCAGCAGCCGGCTGTCGGCCGACACCTCGGCCGTGTTCAGCGTCTGCTCCGTGTGGTGGAAGGCGTAGAAGCACACGGTGGTGAGCGTCGGGGGGCCCTCGCGGACTTTCTTGATGCAGTCCTGCAGCACCTCCAGGGCCGCCTCGCTCTGCGGGATCCCTGCAGGGACCTCCACCCCCTCGCCGCCCTCCGACCCGTCCACTCCCGCCCacgaggaggaggtggagttcGGGGCGGCGGTCGGCCCGCTGGTAGCTCCGTACAGCTGGTAGTCTGTGCGCCTCGAGGCGGTGACCTCCACCTGCAGGCaagcaaggcaagtttatttgtacAGTACAATTCATACACAAGCAGGGTTTTCCTCGCCATTATAAGGATTAGGTACAGCACCTAAGCCCTAAGAATGAAGTAAACTAAAAGACCTTTCTCAGATCttatgattgtagttggactaagcaagttttgtctttaaaaaaaaggtccactgtgtaggaattcctcccatctagcggtgaaattttgcattcaaacgaatagtgctctctagcgcctcgctttttcaaatgcgtgttggcagctacggtagccgttatggatcaagaagctatgacaacatgtcttccaattttcacttttttggcgaggaggattccttctcctgtggctcggcataagtatgatcctccattatgaactgaTGAGCCCTGATGAGCTCACCTGCAGGTGTGTGCTGAGAGCCCGGCAGAGGGCGCCGTTGTCCTCGCTCTGCAGGTAGCGCAGCAGGTAGCTGTAGGCCGGCTCCGTCAGGTGGACCACGTACTTGTGCTCCAGGAAGGCGCTCAGCTTGGGGTTGGCGGCGACGTCCTGCGCGGTGAGAACGTGGCGGAGCTGCTCGATGGTGGCGCGCTGCTCGCCGTCCTGGAGAAAGGCGCCGTGGAAACGGCTGTAGAAACCATCCACGGCGCCCTTCAGGCCGCAGCGCACCATGTCCAGGTGGAGGTAGACGAAGAGCGGGTAGAGGAGGCTGCTCACCTCCTTCGCCCAGGATATTTCGGTTTCTGATTTtaggggaaataaaaaaaaaaagtgttgggaGGGTTTGTAGTTAAAAACAAGGTCACATAGCATCAGGGCTTCTACTGAAATAACAcaaaatctatatatatatatatatatatatatatatatatatatatatatatatatatatatatattttcgatatatacacacacacgattgTGTTATTTCAGTAGAAAACGGGGCTTTAAaatgtttctccctctcattccccctgctctggcgtttctccctctcattccccccctctcattccccctgttctggtgttcccccctcattccccccctctcattccccctgctctggcgtcccccctctcattccccctgctctggcgtttcccctctcattccccctgctctggcgttcccctctcattccccctgctctggcgtcccccctctcattccccctgctctggtgtttccctctcattccccctgctctggcgtttctccctctcattccccctgctctggtgtttccccctctcattcccccctgctctggcgtttctccctctcattccccctgctctggtgtttcccccctctcattcccccctgctctggcgtttctcctctcattccccctgctctggcgtttctccctctcattccccctcctctggcgtttccccctctcattcccctcctctggcgtttcccccctctcattccccctgctctggcgtccccctctcattccccctgctctggcgttccccctctcattccccctgctctggtgtttccccctctcattcccctcctctggtgtttccccctctcattccccctgctctggcgtcccccctctcattccccctgctctggcgttcccccctctcattccccctgctctggtgtttccccctctcattcccccctgtcTGCGtgcccctctcattccccctgctctggtgtttcccccctctcattccccctgctctggtgtttccccctctcattccccctgctctggcgcaaacggagacctttggcgcctgattgggtcttatcgttCATGATGcttcgttctctgagactaagctgctaacgttactatggcaactaccagcaacgggcggAGTGTACacgctgcttcctgtttaccaCGGGGCATGCGCATGCCCAGTATAGTATTAAAAACCtaaatgtagcaatgtaaacGTAGCCTTAAATGGTAATGTGGTGaacacacagctgtgtgtgtacacacacacacacacacacacacacacacacacacaccatcagatAAGGATGCAGTGAGGGCGGTGCAGGTGGGTGTGTGGATGGGGTACCTGACAGAAAGGAGCGCAGCCTGGAGTACTGGGTCTCGTACTGCTGGGGGTCGGACTGGCAGGGAGCAGCTGAGACGATGTTGGCACAGCCCGACTCTGTCTGCGCTGCTCAGAGAAGGAGGTAGAAGAGAAAAACCAAACACCATCACGTACGtgtaaagtaaaataataattatgcagaatggccccgGTCAGTGTTAAATATATTACAAAAGgtgtattattactattatggAATGTGTTCAAATGTGGGCGGCATTTTAATGTAGCTGGTTGCGTGAAGCTAttttcatacctgcaaactcagaagagctgaaaaaggtgacatagtagcgtcccgtgcggcgatgtttcagttccctctaacgtccgttttcggagcatcagagagaagcgtaaacatttaagtggcacctaaataaggcaccgaaatccacgtcgctattcggtccggtagagaACGGTCGTtagggcaccggtgccgtattagcaacAGGTCTCTGACCCCCCCCCCGcgccaaataaaaactcttcggatctacccgattcacgtggatgacattttcccgtTCAAACCGGTGATTTTCGCCAAagagcgactagtttgcaggtatgtattTTGAACCATTTAtgttaacattctgagtttATCTGATTCATTTTAATTGTGTTACAATCTGTGGATAATTcttcagatgatgatgatgatgatcaggGCCAGATTAACACTTCACTGTGCCCCTGGACAACAACATTCATGTGcccctcccaaaaaaaagaaagaaatattgcCACTATCAGAGTCACTATCATCAAGTGCATTTTAATAATACATATCTTATCAAATGCATTCAAGAGAAATTGAACAGATGCATCAATGTTCAATATggctttgttgaaaaaaaacagacctcACAGTCTCACTGTGTTGTTAGGCAACTACAAAAAGTGGCACCAGGCCGACAGGTTAACGTGATCTAGGCtaactgtatgtctgtctgtaacacagactcattgcctttgCTGTACGCAAACCGATCATGCTTGCTGTCTTGCGTAGTCATCCCTCCCCCCCTAAAAGGCTCTTTCTGagtcaggaaaaaccctgctACTAAATAACTGTAGTGgagtcaaagtaaaaaaaaaagtacaatattcccCTCTGACATGTAGAGGCAAATATCAGCATCTTCACTGTGTGCTCACCTGTGAGGCTGGCAGCCATCTCCTCCGCTGACTGGAAGAGCTTGGCTCCTTTCAGGGAGCCATCCGTGTCCACATACTGCCTCCGCTTCAGGTACTGAGTCACGGCATGCTGGATCTGCTCAGTGCGAACACGCTTCATGACCTGGAAAAGAAAAAGTGTCAGACACCTGAGACCTTTCAGAGAAGACACctgcacatcacacacactcactcactctctctctctgactgtcacACACGAAGAACACCAATCACTCCAACTCCAAACTGACTGTTTTTAAGTCGTCAAAAGACAGCAAAAGAAGCTGTACGTCTCCCGCGTCACGTTATAGTGCTTTTAAATCCGATTcatcatctccatgacaacattTACCCTCCTGAGCGCAGCATCTTCTCTgtagctagtagctagctagcaaagAAACGAGCTAACGTGTTTACTAAAGTAAACCCACTGAATACGCCTTTGCTGACAGTTTAAATATATGTGTTATCGTAAAACTAACGTGGAGGCCTGACACAACGCGTTAATCCAGCCTAAAAGCCGGCTGTGTTCCACATTAGAGGAGGATTCCTGGACTGAGCTAACCGGCTAACTTAGCGCCAGTAGCAGCGGGCCTGGCGGCTCCAAACTTTTAGCGGGATTGATCCGCTTCCTTAGCGTTACCGGTTGTAAGTCGGTACTCACTGCATATCGTGCTGTTGCTCTCCGTTACTCAGTTACTGTGTAAAAGCTGGTGAGGTTTTAATTCAACTCGGTTCCCAGCTGGAGCTAATCCGCTGCCTGTCGTTGCTCCATCGTGGTTTTCGGGTTTTCCGCCCCCCGGTTAGCTAGCTACATCTTTGATGGGTAACAGCTATCGATGATCTACTCGTCATCCTGGTTTTCCCTCATCATCACAAGGGTAAACCTATCGACGGTCTACTACCTATGTCTGGATAAGTCTTTTACGTGCGCGGCGAAATTTGAACCAAACTGGACACTGTAACCAAACAGTAAATCATTTCAATTAAATATCAACTTTTGGGAGTGGTTCGTATTATGTACTGTCGGTCGGCTGCTGATGCAAAAAGTAAAAGCTAAAATGGTATCCTAATAAGTGCCTTTTTATTATCATAATAATTgttgtaataaaataatattaataatatgcgTCTATTAGTCCAGATAGTTAGAGTTTTTGTTGTTAagtgtaaaaaataatataaaaatatttttaaaaataaataaatacaattgttTTGGCGAAGGGCGGGACTTTCCGGACACCCGTTGATGACGCATTTTTCAAGCGACTGCACCGCGCGCTGTTTGGTGAGGATTTTACAGTGTGGCTTGCTTGTCGGTGGTGATATTGTTTTCACGgttacatttctacatatttcTCTACCGTTGAGCAGCACGGGTTACCCCAGCAGGCATGTTTACCCCCCGCTCCGCCCCGAGCTCCGGCCGCAGGCAGCAGGGCAGGACCACCGGGAGGAAGAGCGTCTCCGGTGCGGCCACAAGTCTGCTGTTCTCCCCGCGGAGGACGTCTCTGTCGGCGAGGCGAGTGAAAACACTGACCGGTGTcacacgtttgtttgtttgtttgtttgtttgtttgtttgtttgtttgtgtgtgtgtgtgtgtgtgtgtgtgtgtgtgtgtgtgtgtgtgtgtgtgttaggctaTAGGTGCGGACTACTCGTTTTCATATTTGGTAGCCTTagacacacacaggttggtAGTAAGAGGGCTGCAACAGCTTGGGATTGCCAAAAAGAGGCTAAACAAGAGTACTTGCAAAGTAcgttgctacttatacccttaagaactgagtattgtgcttATTAAGTGATATTGTGAAGACTTGCTGCATGCCACTGGTCCATGAGTTTGCGTATGTATTGTACTGCATCATTTGTGTCCTTGTACCATTTTTCttcgtgtgtgtatatatatatatatatacttgtggggtcccgacagctttgtgcggccaaaatgctggaccccacaacattaaagggctgtttggtttgacggttaagacttggttttagggttaagttaggcatttagttgtgatggtttaGGTTagggggctagggaatgcattatatcaaggacgggtccccacaaagatagtgaaatgcaccatgtgtgtctgtgtatatatactataaGTTTATAAGGTCCACCTAGCCTCCCTTCAAGGaaagttataatgttcagtttttggtGAAACTGTCAGGTGCAACTAAGTCTTTTGCAATTTCACATCaatttggaccattattatcaccatatctgtctctaaaacgttggaaacgCTAGAGCAGATAAATAGTGGAGACCTCCTTACAGCCAAAACTTGCTAaggaagtccactggggaccaactagaATCATCAGATCTGAGATAAGtcagttagttttgatgctcacattgattttacattcatacGGTGCTGCCCAAAACTGCTTGGGTGTTGCGCCTAAGCCTTAAAATAGTATAATAACCCTACTGTCTTAAAAAGGTGTTGATTTGTGGCCGGggtggatcagtgggtagagcaggcgcacataaacATAGAGGTTTaggcctcgacgcagaggtccagggtttgaatccaacctgtgacgatttcctgcatgtcttcgcccctctctctcccctttctcacctagctgtcctgttcattaaaggtggaaaagcccaaaaataatcgAATAAAAACGGTGTTCATTGAACTGTATGATCATTTTGGAGGATAGCAGTAGATAGTAGTTTGTTACAATTCAGCAGCACCACAAAAGAAATTGCTGCTGAATATTCAGCGGGTGGACCTGACTCTTTGCTTACTCTGTTTAACTCTAAATCTCGCTCTCTCCATCAGGTCTACGCCCACCAGAGGCCAGAGCCACGGAGCTGCTGATTCACTCAACTATGACGTGCAAACTTTCGGCTCGTCGCTGCCTGTCAAAGTGATGGAGGCACTGACGATGGCTGACGGTAAAGAAAACCTCGTCTCCTATCGGGAAATTTCTGTTCCTGTTGGTGTCATTTTCTGTCCGTCTGGGTTTGTTaatcagtgtttcctttaggatttttttcagcagtgggGGGCAGGTCTGTTTGAACAACAAGCCCCCCGTCCCGCACCCCGCCCGTCAAATATTTTACGTATGTAGCAGACTGACACTtcactgcaacacaaacaaaaatgtttattcacttctattcacacacaatgaggcatattttcagttgtgattgaactgtattttttgaGGAACTATAGGGCTTAACATCTACAACAGGTCTACAAAATGGCGTTTacaaaaaattagggctgtcaaacgattattttttttaatcgctgaatttcgcatattttatcacatgattaaaattctattattttgcatttccgagcagtttttaagtccatattaacaatggaaagcagttcttaccagaggatcttgattgggaatcaaatgaatgcaaataaagtgactttatggacttgattttaagatttgtaattatttatttactgtaaacaaaagaaacgtgtgtgaatctgtcattattgcacaattcctccaagtacctaactaaaaaacaaaacatccctATCCTTTCCAGAGTCAACATaatgtttagtaactcctaaataatgttgattcctcactgacgtccagtgatcaccggttaatgagacagcgttggcagcaccttgcagcagttccagtgtggctgctttctccgtgtcgtacaggctgtgtatccgtgaaactACTGTCAGTAGTATTATACTGCAGTATAATActactactgtccccctcgacggcaacgagacgggtcagaacatgtcaaccgtagtacgtctttaagacccgagtcctctacgatgctgacaggtctgcagttagttgccacccgtttcgcaagagctgtagtcatttttggggatttggtttcatccacaggtcggcaagtagcactctccaaaatactgctttgcctgagtggctAGCATCAACCcgagtcacgttaattagctccgtaggtgggagctcaagcttgacgtgcttcggtgatattttaattcggctttacacaacgtgcatatggctttgacttgtctacgagccgtccgggagttttggaaaataaaaagcgtcattcagagttattgctgctgtctttctccatcatgctgcagcagcaggatgtgatgaagtggcagcttgatgataagtaacagtgcttcaaagggtcaaaatagtagcctgttagacACGACGCAAAgcagagtgaagtgtaaaataaattaataaatgccgcatgcgatttaaaaaaaaaaaaaaaagaaagcagcgTTATGTtcgcccttaatcgcatcgcgatgctatgcgttaacgctgacagacCTACAACACCGTGGTGACAttttttggtggagctgttggTTTAatagtcggaagaaagcgaacgttttgacaataaactctgtcaacacaacagtatgtggcgttaaactggacgggtccaataacctctgaatagttctacttgttgttaaactgcaACGTGAACGGCAGCCAACGTTGgggtgcattatgtcggcaggaaCATTTAAAAGGCCACCGCGACTACATTGTGTGTCTGctctatttctgataccgtggcagCAGACATTAtgccatggcgggccgccactacaaaatcaacattatTGCCACTGAACAATTCTGTCTGTCGGTCCCTTTTCAGTTGACGACCAGATCTCGGTGAAGGTGAACGAGAGCGGCTGGGCCTGGATGGTTTGTGGAGAGAGACTGATCATCTGGAAGATCTGCCAGACTGCCGTCGCCAAGGTACGGTTCAAGATCCACAAACTGAAAGCTGCAAAGTAGCAAAACAACGTCCACCTTTCCAGTACGGAGAATTAaaggcccagtgtgtaacgtgttcagTTCATTATCACAATCTGTGTTGctcgttcacaaacttgtccttttttcatgaatatttacctccaccatcaattccaagtattcctattggcttgaaatgttacatgtGTATTCACACGAACTGGGGGAGACGCTCCAtgttcatgctccatcttgaaatacgttagccggtaagagacatacaggacatactgctccgcctttcacgttttctctgtcacatgataaactcacagctgctgctaacgctgctaacgggtatcgtagcttcctgaagaaggaaacatggaggaccacacgtctaaaaacagcaaataaaaacaatccCAAGAAATTACGGTACAAATAAATATTCTGATCAAGAAAACAATAACCAAATTACAATATGTAAATACTACACcaacaatcagaatcagaaagggttttattgccaagtacgttttttaacaaaacaagtGAGAATTACTGCTGTAGTCAATAAGGGAGCCACTGAAAACAAGAGCAGTCCCTACGTAACACATATTCAAGCATCATCCAATGACGAACGTCCCAATGCAGCCAGTTCCATCTGTCAGGAGCGTAAAGGTTAAAGCACTCTTCCCTAATGTACAGTCGATGCGTGGTGTGCTATCTTCAAAGCCGTCGGACTCCTTTGACATCAAATTGAcgtcattttacctcgcaggAACAccggagttgctgctctactgcTGCCTCAATCGCGTAGTTTGCGTTACTGTATGACTTGGGTGGATTCAAACAAAGCCTTTAAAACTCCAAAGTCTTTAGACTaaagatggtccgataccattttttgcttcccgataccgatcctgatacctgaacttgcgtatcggccgatatcagtgtgtcatatattttattatgttttaacagctgtatactactatccctgtatagatgatatgatgtataacagctgtatactactatccctgtatagatgatatggtgtataacagctgtatactactatccctgtatggatgatatgatgtataacagctgtatactactatccctgtatagatgatatggtgtataacagctgtatactactatccctgtatggatgatatgatgtataacagctgtatactactatccctgtatagatgatatgatgtataacagctgtatactactatccctgtatggatgatatgatgtataacagctgtatactactatccctgtatagatgatatgatgtataacagctgtatactactatccctgtatagatgatatgatgtataacagctgtatactactatccctgtatggatgatatgatgtataacagctgtatactactatctctgtatggatgtgatattactTCTAtttttgttgtcggtctggctcaggtttaactctttgtgaaacatgaacaaacacaaacgatAAACGtcccagaacgttcttttattctccagtttgacagtcagttataacggaaaaataacataaataaactactttaacgtagcttttctttagggctttcttacgtggtatcggatcggtgcatgaactccagtacttcgcgatactgataccagcgttttaagcagtatcggagccgtattggaacatctctactttaGACGTTTAAGTCTTAAAATCGACCCactctctgtttgttttcccTGCAGCTGTCGGTGTGTAAGGAGCTACAGCTGCCCAGCAGTGAGTACAACTACGCAGCCGACCTCGTGGCCGTGTCGTCCGCCGCTCCCCTGGAGACGGCCGCGGTACAGTCCATCTCCGTCCTGGCGGTGTCCGTGGAGGGAACGGCTCGCTTGTGGCCGAGCCTGGCCCAGGAGGGCAACTACACGGAGACCGATGTGGACCTGGGAGACCCCTGCAACTTTGTTGTTGCTGTCCGTGTAAGTCAATCTTTAGCAAATATGATTTGTTTTGATGACTTTGCAGTTAAATCCTCTTAACCGATCCTGATACAACTCAAACAAACCGACAGGAACATCCCTGCTGTTGTCTTTAGGGCTCCTGCATACtgtctgcgtggcgtgagcgtggcgtttcggctgcgtggcgttttctatgtcttcgcacaccagaaacgtgtctgacgcggcgctgctgctgctagccttgtctgttcACATGTACGTTTCCCATTTCCCCTAaaatgcactcaagcagtagtatacttcatgttaaacataaacatatactgatttgattacagcaaagacaacgtcggcagtattgacggtaaaataggctccagaatatttcgttctgtattgacaggtgcaatatttgaaaatcgataattatttatattacatttatatctgcatttatgtcaaaacctagagactttcaaacatcaaaatgtcatttattaatatgtatttgtgtctaaatgacatataaacatcttttcctattctattctgcctggaaacgcttccaacacgcttgtgtGTCGCAAGAAAAATAgccgtcggtcctatttctagcatgcacgtgttttatttattttacgcTCGCTCGAgctgcgcctgagacgtgcgtgtcacgcaggcagtgtccAAGCTCTAACTTGtcaacatgggagccgaaataaaaacggacgcgccacgcagctgacacgctcacgccacgcaggcagtgtgcaggaggccttacttctgacttttctctcctctctcaggGTGGAAGCTTCGTCTTGTCCTCAGAGAAGAGTCGGCTGTTGAGAGCGAGTGTAGATTCCTCGGGGAAGCTGCAGTACCGAGCCCTGCAGCAGGGCCAGGGCATGCTCTCCGGCATCGGACGCCGCGTCTCCACCCTGTTCGGCATCCTCTCCCAACCTGCCAGCGACACAGTGAGTCACGCTGACAGATTTGACTGTAAAGACAAAACATGTGGAGTTCCGTAGGTCTAAGTACGGTTTGTCGAAGCATCAGATGGCTCAATACCTATAATTTAAACTGAAACCGGGGGTCCGTTGAACACCCTGCTGTGTGCGCAAGCACACTGCCTTCTTATTACCACAAGTTGACATACACGtcgctgctgattgggtatcacctgtgacacagccaccAAGCGAGTAAAAACACACCTCAAAGCCTGTTTGACACACCGTTTAAAGATCGAACctgttgtctgtttgtctgctgCAGCTCCACAGCGTGCTGTGGGCGGGCGGAGCCGGCTGCCTCTACACGCTGACCAGCTCCAGTCTGAGTAAATGGGAGCTGGACGACAGCTGGGAGCAGCAGATCCTCAGCTGGGACGCCCAGAGAGCTCTGACCGAGAGCATCGGCGACGCCATCTGGGTCAGTACGACCATCCCCagcccgtctctctctctctctctctctctctctctctctctctctctctctctccactcttAAATCAAATCCTCAGTTAACTTCTATCATTTAATACCGGAAATATTGCTCCATGGTCTCTTTATAACACTGTGAATGTCCTTCATGCTCAAAATTTGTCTCCCGCCAGGGATCAGAAAGCAACTACGAGGAGCTGAAGGAGGGAGCGAAGGTGACCTACCTGGATATGAAGCTCGGCCAGTGAGTGTGTTcatctgtgtgtttatatacACACGAATGACTTCCTGCTTGCTTTACACCTCAGTATAAAAGGTCTTAATTTGCCTCTGCCGTATTTTAAGCTTCAGTGGATTCTAAATTTAAAAAGTCTACCCACCTGAACATTATATTAATCCTCTCTAACTGTATTACCttatcacagaaggcttgtatcatgtggacgcgccgacggttttgttgtcattacttaaaattcctcGTGGGGGAACAAAAACTATGCATTATAGCTTTAAAGAAGTTGCAATATATAAAAGGTACTGCATatatttgaagaagaaaaaagaagcatttGTGATATCTCTATGCtcataataaacacacacatcacaggcAGTCCTGTTTAtagcagtacttga from Sander vitreus isolate 19-12246 chromosome 2, sanVit1, whole genome shotgun sequence includes the following:
- the taf5l gene encoding TAF5-like RNA polymerase II p300/CBP-associated factor-associated factor 65 kDa subunit 5L; protein product: MKRVRTEQIQHAVTQYLKRRQYVDTDGSLKGAKLFQSAEEMAASLTAQTESGCANIVSAAPCQSDPQQYETQYSRLRSFLSETEISWAKEVSSLLYPLFVYLHLDMVRCGLKGAVDGFYSRFHGAFLQDGEQRATIEQLRHVLTAQDVAANPKLSAFLEHKYVVHLTEPAYSYLLRYLQSEDNGALCRALSTHLQVEVTASRRTDYQLYGATSGPTAAPNSTSSSWAGVDGSEGGEGVEVPAGIPQSEAALEVLQDCIKKVREGPPTLTTVCFYAFHHTEQTLNTAEVSADSRLLAAGFDSSTVKLWSLRARKLKAKPHRADVSLIHLACDVLEEEADEEDASGSEIKTLRAHSGPVFRTAFLTDSSGLLSCSEDTTIRYWDLGSFANTALYRGHAYPVWDVDVSPCSLYFASGSHDRTARLWTFSRTYPLRLYAGHLADVDCVKFHPNSNYLATGSTDKTVRLWSTQQGASVRLFTGHRGPVLSLAFSPNGKYLASAGEDQRVKLWDLASGALFKDLRGHTDSVTSLSFSPDSSLVASSSIDNSVRVWDIRNSHGGTSADGSSGELVGLYTGNTSNVLNVQFMACNLLLVTGTAQEKAEP